From Methanomassiliicoccales archaeon LGM-RCC1, one genomic window encodes:
- the proB gene encoding glutamate 5-kinase, whose translation MSRKDILGEVGRVVIKIGTTSLMQGRKSISIDFMDSVAEQVKALKDEGKEVLIVTSGAIGVGLKAMKVQANPNDIPIRQAAASVGQSILMQRWADSFQRQGMIVGQILMSLDTYSDRDSAINLNNTIDSLLDNGVIPIFNENDAVCITEIKFGDNDTLSAIVASRTDADLLIILSDVKGLYDSDPTKNPDAKLVPVVHNVDASVRSMAGESSTGLGTGGMRTKLDAAVICKDAGCSMIIASSKEPDAIYRAATGDDIGTIFVSDSEISKKRRWIKSAHASGRLVIDPGAEKAVLDHKSLLPVGIRSVEGTFDKGEVVDIICEGHRIAKGIAGYGSKEMSAIAGKHTAELEGILGRKDHKEAIISENLVVL comes from the coding sequence ATGTCTAGGAAGGATATTCTCGGAGAGGTCGGACGTGTCGTCATCAAGATAGGGACCACATCCCTCATGCAGGGCAGGAAGTCCATATCGATCGATTTCATGGACTCCGTCGCGGAGCAGGTTAAGGCGCTGAAGGATGAGGGCAAGGAGGTCCTGATAGTCACATCAGGGGCCATCGGAGTCGGCCTCAAGGCCATGAAGGTCCAGGCCAATCCCAACGATATCCCGATAAGGCAGGCAGCGGCATCCGTCGGCCAGAGCATACTGATGCAGAGATGGGCCGACAGCTTCCAGAGGCAGGGGATGATCGTCGGGCAGATTCTGATGTCCCTCGACACATACTCCGACAGGGACAGTGCGATAAACCTCAACAACACAATCGATTCACTGTTGGACAACGGCGTGATCCCGATCTTCAACGAGAACGACGCCGTCTGCATCACGGAGATCAAGTTCGGTGACAACGACACGTTGTCAGCGATAGTGGCCAGCAGGACGGATGCGGACCTCCTTATCATCCTCTCAGATGTCAAGGGACTGTACGATTCCGATCCCACAAAGAATCCTGACGCCAAGCTCGTTCCGGTGGTCCATAATGTGGACGCATCCGTCCGTTCCATGGCAGGGGAGAGCAGCACCGGTCTCGGAACCGGCGGCATGAGGACGAAGTTGGACGCAGCGGTCATATGCAAGGATGCAGGCTGCAGCATGATCATCGCATCCAGCAAGGAGCCCGATGCAATCTACAGGGCGGCTACCGGCGACGACATCGGAACGATATTCGTCTCCGACAGCGAGATCTCCAAGAAGCGCAGATGGATCAAGTCCGCTCATGCATCCGGAAGGCTCGTCATCGACCCTGGTGCGGAGAAGGCTGTCCTGGACCACAAGTCATTGCTCCCTGTGGGGATTCGTTCCGTAGAAGGCACCTTCGACAAGGGTGAGGTCGTGGACATCATCTGTGAGGGCCACAGGATCGCCAAAGGCATAGCCGGATACGGCTCCAAGGAGATGTCGGCGATAGCCGGCAAGCATACTGCGGAGCTCGAGGGAATTCTCGGACGCAAGGATCACAAGGAAGCAATAATCTCAGAGAATCTGGTTGTCCTCTGA
- a CDS encoding alanine/glycine:cation symporter family protein, with product MGIAETLSDIFDPLNTYIWYIAFVCLIGLGLYFAYRLKVMQITHMGENAKLALSGVSEGKGDKRLSSFEAFCLGMGARIGVGNIAGVATAIVTGGPGAVFWMWIFALIGAGTSFFESTAAQIYKERKSDGSYYGGPAYYATKGLKSRKLGIALAFMIFVTFGIGFVGVQANNSADAIATAFDVDPTIVGALIAFLAAIIIFSGTKIVGVFSSRVVPAMAVLWIILALAVICVNFQNVGNAIYMIFQYAFSGPAILGGGIGTVIMIGLKRGVFSNEAGLGSIANIAGTAHTTHPVKQGLMQSFGVIVDTLIVCTFTALAVLSFGDWSQIEALCYNADHEIILQKAPLVMYVASQAVGPWASTVIALFLFVFAFTSMLGYYTMSEANMRFIKDNNLLIFVMRLIIVVVAFASCLINVSLMDTISDTFMAAMGAINVVVVALLAKPVMEAYHDYREQKKNGIKEPIFTKDVLSDPSGVTEWDSPQEEGVEE from the coding sequence ATGGGAATAGCAGAAACCCTGTCAGATATATTCGATCCCCTCAACACATACATTTGGTACATCGCCTTCGTATGTCTGATCGGTCTCGGATTGTACTTCGCTTACAGGCTCAAGGTGATGCAGATCACCCACATGGGTGAGAACGCAAAGCTCGCCCTGTCCGGAGTCAGCGAAGGTAAAGGAGATAAAAGACTGTCATCGTTCGAGGCGTTCTGTCTCGGAATGGGTGCCCGTATCGGTGTAGGAAACATCGCCGGAGTGGCAACCGCCATCGTCACCGGAGGACCCGGAGCGGTCTTCTGGATGTGGATCTTCGCACTCATCGGTGCAGGAACTAGCTTCTTCGAGTCCACAGCGGCTCAGATCTACAAAGAGAGGAAGTCGGACGGAAGTTACTACGGTGGACCTGCGTACTACGCTACGAAGGGACTCAAGAGCAGGAAGCTGGGAATCGCCCTGGCCTTCATGATCTTCGTGACCTTCGGTATCGGATTCGTAGGAGTCCAGGCCAACAACTCCGCTGATGCGATCGCAACAGCATTCGATGTCGACCCCACAATCGTCGGTGCGCTCATCGCGTTCCTTGCGGCCATCATCATCTTCAGCGGAACGAAGATCGTCGGAGTGTTCTCCTCCAGGGTCGTTCCCGCAATGGCCGTTCTGTGGATCATCCTAGCACTCGCAGTCATCTGTGTCAACTTCCAGAACGTCGGAAACGCAATCTACATGATCTTCCAGTACGCCTTCTCCGGTCCCGCGATCTTGGGTGGAGGAATCGGAACCGTCATCATGATCGGTCTGAAGAGAGGAGTGTTCTCCAACGAGGCTGGACTGGGTTCCATCGCCAACATAGCAGGAACCGCACACACCACGCACCCTGTCAAGCAGGGACTCATGCAGTCCTTCGGTGTCATCGTCGACACCCTCATCGTCTGTACCTTCACCGCTCTGGCCGTTCTCTCGTTCGGAGACTGGTCCCAGATCGAGGCACTGTGTTACAACGCAGACCATGAGATCATCCTGCAGAAGGCCCCCCTTGTCATGTACGTCGCATCACAGGCAGTCGGACCCTGGGCATCCACAGTTATCGCCCTGTTCCTGTTCGTCTTCGCATTCACCAGCATGCTCGGATACTACACCATGTCCGAGGCCAACATGAGGTTCATCAAGGACAACAACCTGCTGATATTCGTCATGCGTTTGATCATCGTCGTTGTGGCGTTCGCATCCTGTCTCATCAACGTGTCTCTAATGGATACAATATCGGATACGTTCATGGCAGCAATGGGAGCCATCAACGTAGTGGTCGTAGCACTTCTGGCCAAGCCGGTCATGGAGGCCTACCACGACTACAGGGAACAGAAGAAGAACGGCATCAAGGAGCCTATCTTCACCAAGGACGTTCTCTCCGACCCCTCGGGTGTAACCGAGTGGGACTCGCCTCAGGAAGAGGGAGTAGAGGAGTAA